In a genomic window of Roseiflexus castenholzii DSM 13941:
- the gatA gene encoding Asp-tRNA(Asn)/Glu-tRNA(Gln) amidotransferase subunit GatA, whose translation MTPLYQLTVAQAREMLARGEISSLELTDALLTRIAAVEPKVRAFLVVDAAGARAQARAADARRAAGDASPLLGIPMGIKDVISTQGLRTTCASKMLENYTPVYDATAVARLKAAGAVILGKLNCDEFAMGSSTENSAFQQTRNPWNLERVPGGSSGGSAAAVAAGEAPAALGTDTGGSIRQPAALCGITGLKPTYGRVSRYGLVAFASSLDQIGPMARTVRDCAIVLRVIAGADPFDATCTDYPAPDYEAALTGDIRGLRIGVPREYFVAGMQPDVEAAVRTAIEVLREQGAEVCEISLPHTPYALPVYYLIAPAEASANLARFDGVRYGLRVPGESYFDELERTRGAGFGPEVRRRIMLGTYALSAGYYDAYYKRAQQVRTLIRRDYQQAFEQVDVIAAPTTPTVAFKIGAHTDDPLAMYLEDVCTLPLNLAGLPGLVVPCGFAEGLPIGLQLIGRAFDEESLLRVGDAYQRVTDWHTRMPEVREDGSA comes from the coding sequence ATGACGCCTCTCTATCAGTTGACGGTTGCTCAGGCGCGCGAGATGCTGGCGCGCGGCGAGATTTCCTCGTTGGAATTGACCGACGCGCTGCTGACGCGGATTGCCGCTGTGGAACCGAAGGTGCGCGCGTTTCTTGTGGTTGATGCCGCTGGCGCGCGGGCACAGGCGCGCGCAGCCGATGCGCGTCGTGCGGCCGGCGATGCGTCGCCGTTGCTCGGTATTCCAATGGGTATCAAGGATGTGATTTCGACGCAGGGGCTGCGCACGACCTGCGCCTCGAAAATGCTTGAGAACTATACACCGGTGTACGATGCGACGGCGGTGGCGCGGTTGAAGGCAGCAGGTGCGGTGATCCTCGGCAAACTCAATTGTGATGAGTTCGCCATGGGGTCCTCGACCGAGAACAGCGCCTTTCAGCAGACGCGCAATCCCTGGAACCTTGAACGGGTTCCAGGCGGTTCATCCGGCGGTTCAGCAGCAGCCGTCGCTGCCGGCGAGGCGCCGGCTGCCCTTGGCACCGATACTGGCGGCTCGATCCGCCAACCGGCGGCGCTCTGCGGCATTACCGGTCTCAAGCCGACCTATGGGCGCGTGTCGCGCTACGGACTGGTGGCGTTTGCCTCGTCACTCGATCAGATCGGTCCGATGGCGCGCACGGTGCGCGATTGTGCGATTGTGCTCCGGGTTATCGCCGGGGCGGATCCGTTCGACGCTACCTGCACCGATTATCCGGCGCCGGATTACGAAGCGGCGTTGACGGGTGATATTCGTGGGTTGCGCATTGGCGTTCCGCGCGAGTACTTCGTCGCCGGTATGCAACCCGACGTCGAGGCGGCGGTGCGCACTGCCATCGAGGTTCTGCGCGAACAGGGCGCGGAGGTGTGTGAGATTAGCCTGCCACATACCCCATATGCGCTGCCAGTTTACTACCTGATCGCTCCCGCCGAAGCCAGCGCCAACCTGGCGCGTTTCGATGGCGTGCGCTATGGGTTGCGCGTTCCAGGCGAAAGTTACTTCGATGAACTCGAACGCACCCGCGGCGCCGGGTTCGGTCCAGAAGTTCGCCGCCGCATTATGCTGGGAACGTATGCGCTCTCGGCAGGGTACTACGATGCCTATTATAAACGCGCCCAACAGGTGCGTACCCTCATTCGCCGCGATTACCAGCAGGCGTTCGAGCAGGTCGATGTTATCGCGGCGCCGACGACGCCGACCGTTGCGTTTAAGATCGGTGCGCACACCGATGATCCCCTGGCGATGTATCTGGAGGATGTCTGCACCCTGCCGCTGAATCTGGCAGGATTGCCGGGTCTTGTGGTTCCGTGCGGGTTTGCCGAAGGATTGCCGATTGGGCTGCAACTGATCGGGCGGGCATTCGATGAAGAGTCGCTCCTGCGCGTCGGCGATGCCTATCAGCGTGTGACCGACTGGCATACGCGGATGCCGGAAGTGCGCGAGGACGGTTCCGCTTGA
- the trpA gene encoding tryptophan synthase subunit alpha, producing the protein MSRIADTFARLRAAGRTALMPYLMTGYPERDSVLDLAPALEDAGADLFELGVPFSDPLADGATIQRASERALANGVRLEHCIATIAVLRERGVRAPIVPMGYYNPFLQYGLARLARDMAAAGADGLIIPDLPPEEAQECHAACREYGLDLIFFVAPTTPDERIARITALASGFIYCVSLTGVTGARRELWSGLPAFLERVRRHTTLPLVVGFGISSADHVREVGRHAAGAIVASALINVIEQSHPGEYVARAAEFVRLLRG; encoded by the coding sequence ATGAGCCGCATTGCCGATACCTTTGCCCGATTGCGCGCTGCCGGTCGCACAGCGCTGATGCCTTATCTGATGACCGGCTATCCCGAGCGCGATTCGGTGCTGGACCTTGCGCCGGCGCTGGAGGATGCCGGCGCCGATCTGTTCGAGCTTGGCGTCCCGTTTTCCGATCCGCTCGCCGATGGCGCGACGATTCAACGCGCTTCTGAACGCGCGCTTGCGAATGGTGTTCGTCTCGAGCACTGCATTGCAACCATTGCCGTATTGCGCGAACGTGGCGTGCGCGCGCCGATTGTGCCAATGGGGTATTACAACCCGTTTTTGCAGTATGGTCTCGCGCGTCTGGCGCGCGATATGGCAGCCGCCGGCGCGGATGGGTTGATTATCCCTGATTTGCCGCCGGAAGAAGCGCAGGAGTGTCACGCCGCCTGCCGCGAATATGGTCTCGATCTGATCTTCTTCGTCGCACCCACGACCCCTGATGAGCGCATTGCCCGCATTACTGCGCTCGCCAGCGGTTTCATCTATTGCGTTTCGCTGACCGGCGTCACCGGCGCGCGGCGCGAATTGTGGAGCGGACTGCCCGCCTTCCTGGAACGGGTGCGGCGTCACACCACCCTGCCGCTCGTTGTCGGGTTCGGCATCAGCAGCGCCGATCATGTGCGTGAGGTCGGCAGGCATGCGGCAGGTGCGATTGTCGCCAGTGCGCTGATCAACGTTATCGAACAGTCGCATCCTGGCGAATATGTCGCGCGCGCGGCTGAGTTCGTGCGGTTGTTGCGCGGCTGA
- a CDS encoding glycosyltransferase family 2 protein translates to MPSLAIVIVSYNTCDLLRACLRSLQENDAHHAVSIWVVDNASTDGSVAMVRAEFPWVRLIVSPRNGGFAYANNLAIRAILDEAGLAAAPHGASGADYIMLLNPDTIVPHGALDGLTAYMETHPDVGACGPKLLLPDGSLDLACRRSFPTPEVAFYRMIGLSRLFPRHPRFARYNLTYLDENSEADVDAVVGACMLVRASVAREVGLLDEAFFMYGEDLDWAYRMKQYGWRIRYVPSVTVYHHKRASSSQRPAQTIRWFYDAMRIFHRKHFAATTPALFNAVIEAGITLKEYLSLGSNFLRPPIGRRVG, encoded by the coding sequence GTGCCGTCGCTCGCAATTGTCATTGTCAGTTACAACACATGTGATCTGCTGCGCGCGTGTTTGCGCTCTCTCCAGGAGAATGACGCGCATCACGCAGTCAGCATCTGGGTGGTCGATAATGCCTCGACCGACGGAAGCGTCGCAATGGTGCGCGCTGAGTTCCCCTGGGTGCGCCTGATCGTCAGTCCGCGCAACGGCGGTTTTGCCTATGCCAACAATCTGGCGATCCGTGCGATCCTCGACGAAGCGGGTCTGGCGGCAGCGCCCCATGGAGCGTCGGGCGCCGATTACATTATGCTCCTTAACCCGGATACAATTGTGCCGCATGGCGCACTTGACGGGTTGACCGCATATATGGAAACACATCCTGATGTTGGCGCCTGCGGACCAAAGTTGCTGCTGCCCGATGGCTCGCTCGACCTGGCATGCCGGCGTTCGTTCCCGACGCCAGAAGTCGCATTTTACCGGATGATCGGTCTGTCGCGCCTGTTCCCGCGCCATCCACGTTTTGCGCGCTACAATCTGACCTATCTGGACGAGAATAGTGAGGCGGATGTGGACGCGGTGGTGGGTGCGTGTATGCTGGTGCGTGCCAGTGTCGCGCGCGAGGTTGGTCTGCTTGATGAGGCGTTCTTTATGTACGGCGAAGACCTTGATTGGGCATATCGCATGAAGCAGTACGGCTGGCGCATCAGATATGTTCCATCGGTTACGGTGTATCACCACAAACGCGCATCGAGTAGCCAGCGCCCGGCGCAGACGATCCGCTGGTTCTATGATGCAATGCGCATCTTTCATCGCAAGCATTTCGCCGCCACCACGCCAGCGTTGTTCAATGCCGTGATCGAAGCCGGTATTACGCTGAAGGAGTATCTCAGCCTTGGCAGCAATTTCCTCCGCCCCCCGATCGGGCGCCGCGTCGGGTAA
- a CDS encoding undecaprenyl-phosphate glucose phosphotransferase, giving the protein MAAISSAPRSGAASGKATRQRTWVVRTLLILALLACDSLALNTAFLAAFLWTARSDAEFAVVLAAVGPATWLTSLLFLNISMAVAFIGSSLYSLRRGVSRVDEFFKIIVAVSLGTFATLIINAMQPQFGRDPLPWSEGVLVSGWVGAVTGVTALRLAHRSALTALRQRGIDVRRVIIVGTRDPGRVVLNTIRRQPEMGYHVVGFISNSTPVGTLVEGVPVLGKPAALGRVIRAARADEVIIAVSGRTPAEVLDLVALAEDESVEIKLYPDAFQLITNNDVSIGDVSGLPLIGIRNVALDSPVNRALKRSLDLMVATLVLTLGSPVMLLIALLIKLESHGPVFFVQERVGLDGKPFPTFKFRTMRVDAPQIGNWTTKDDPRVTALGRFLRRYSLDELPQFINVVRGEMSVVGPRPEQPVWVERFSQSIPRYMRRHKQKAGITGWAQVNGLRGDTSIEERTRYDLYYVENWSLLFDIKIIIKTIVDILTGKNRGY; this is encoded by the coding sequence TTGGCAGCAATTTCCTCCGCCCCCCGATCGGGCGCCGCGTCGGGTAAAGCCACGCGCCAGCGCACGTGGGTGGTGCGCACATTGCTGATCCTGGCGCTGCTCGCCTGTGATTCGCTGGCGCTCAATACAGCGTTCCTCGCCGCTTTCCTGTGGACGGCGCGCAGTGATGCAGAGTTTGCGGTTGTCCTCGCTGCCGTCGGTCCGGCAACGTGGTTAACATCGCTGCTATTCCTGAATATCTCCATGGCGGTTGCGTTCATCGGGAGCAGCCTCTATTCGCTGCGGCGCGGTGTTTCGCGCGTGGATGAATTCTTCAAGATCATCGTGGCAGTGTCGCTTGGTACGTTTGCTACGCTGATTATTAATGCGATGCAACCACAGTTTGGACGCGACCCGCTTCCCTGGAGCGAAGGGGTGCTCGTGAGCGGGTGGGTTGGGGCGGTGACGGGAGTGACGGCGCTGCGTCTGGCGCATCGCTCGGCGCTGACGGCGCTGCGTCAACGCGGGATAGACGTGCGGCGCGTGATTATTGTCGGGACGCGCGATCCGGGTCGGGTGGTGCTCAACACGATTCGCCGACAGCCTGAAATGGGGTATCATGTCGTCGGCTTTATCTCGAACTCGACGCCGGTCGGTACGCTGGTCGAAGGCGTGCCGGTGCTCGGCAAACCGGCGGCGCTTGGGCGCGTTATCCGAGCGGCGCGCGCCGATGAGGTCATTATTGCTGTGTCGGGGCGCACGCCAGCGGAAGTGCTGGACCTGGTGGCGCTCGCTGAGGATGAATCGGTTGAGATCAAACTCTACCCCGACGCATTTCAGTTGATTACCAACAATGATGTGTCGATCGGTGATGTCAGTGGTCTGCCGCTGATTGGCATCCGCAACGTGGCGCTCGATAGTCCGGTGAACCGTGCCCTCAAGCGCAGTCTCGATCTGATGGTCGCCACCCTGGTGCTGACCCTTGGATCGCCGGTGATGCTGTTGATTGCGCTGCTGATCAAACTGGAGTCGCATGGTCCGGTCTTCTTTGTGCAGGAGCGCGTTGGTCTCGACGGCAAGCCGTTTCCGACGTTCAAGTTTCGCACGATGCGCGTCGATGCGCCGCAGATCGGCAACTGGACGACGAAGGACGACCCGCGCGTGACGGCGCTGGGGCGCTTTCTGCGGCGCTACAGCCTCGATGAACTGCCGCAGTTTATCAATGTCGTTCGCGGTGAGATGAGCGTCGTTGGTCCACGCCCCGAACAGCCGGTGTGGGTCGAGCGGTTCAGCCAGAGTATTCCACGCTATATGCGTCGCCACAAGCAAAAGGCGGGTATCACCGGTTGGGCGCAGGTCAATGGGTTGCGCGGTGATACCAGTATCGAGGAACGCACCCGCTATGACCTCTACTATGTCGAAAACTGGTCGCTTCTGTTTGATATAAAAATTATTATCAAGACGATTGTGGATATTCTGACAGGAAAAAATCGAGGGTACTGA